From a single Cytophagales bacterium WSM2-2 genomic region:
- a CDS encoding alpha/beta hydrolase yields the protein MKKLLILLLTVVNYSVAQNKIAGDWEGKLALTGGINLRIIFHITDTDGQLSAKMDSPDQGVNGLACDKAELNNETLVIGLSRAGVVYEGTVSKDMNSITGTWRQGNASLNLDFLRKEVNAKEEVKPQTPLPPFSYASEDIEYDNETKTIHYGATLTYPKTGGNFPAVILITGSGLQDRDETIGLHKPFAVIADHLTKNGFAVLRVDDRGKGKTTGDVKNATTADFANDLEVAIQQLKSRKEINSKKIGLIGHSEGGMIAPLVASRNKSVAFIVLLAGPGIPIPELLAEQSEAMMKIAGVNGEALSAYHDMYKKEIVAIPNATTKEAAVQSAVSIFRTWQKATPKEIVVKTTTVTDSTSTSAFINNLVNQFYSPWFRYFLLFDPQPILQKLTCPVLALNGEKDVQVLAKSNLAGIKSALQKSKSTFEVRELPGLNHLFQTCSTCAPSEYFGLQETFSPTALDAITDWLKKTVK from the coding sequence ATGAAAAAATTGTTAATACTACTGTTGACAGTCGTCAACTACTCCGTTGCTCAAAATAAAATAGCCGGTGACTGGGAAGGTAAACTTGCTTTAACTGGTGGAATTAATCTTCGGATTATCTTTCATATCACAGACACCGATGGGCAACTCTCTGCAAAAATGGATAGTCCGGATCAAGGCGTTAATGGTTTGGCCTGTGACAAAGCTGAATTGAATAACGAAACGTTGGTGATCGGTCTGAGTCGCGCTGGAGTAGTTTATGAAGGAACAGTGAGTAAAGATATGAACTCAATCACTGGAACCTGGAGGCAGGGGAATGCATCTTTGAACCTGGATTTTCTAAGAAAAGAAGTGAATGCAAAAGAGGAAGTTAAACCACAAACACCTCTACCACCATTTTCATATGCCTCAGAAGATATCGAGTATGACAACGAGACTAAAACCATTCACTATGGAGCTACATTGACATATCCGAAAACCGGTGGAAATTTTCCGGCTGTCATTCTGATTACAGGAAGCGGGTTGCAAGACAGGGATGAAACCATCGGGTTGCATAAACCCTTCGCAGTGATTGCTGATCACCTGACTAAAAATGGCTTCGCTGTATTGCGTGTTGACGATCGGGGTAAAGGTAAAACAACCGGGGATGTCAAAAATGCTACGACTGCGGATTTTGCCAATGACCTTGAGGTAGCCATCCAGCAATTAAAATCCAGAAAGGAAATCAATTCCAAAAAAATAGGTTTGATCGGTCACAGTGAGGGAGGCATGATAGCGCCACTCGTGGCTTCACGAAATAAGTCGGTTGCCTTTATTGTGTTGTTGGCCGGGCCAGGCATCCCTATACCCGAGTTGCTGGCGGAACAATCCGAAGCCATGATGAAAATCGCGGGCGTGAATGGAGAGGCTCTTTCGGCATATCACGACATGTACAAAAAAGAGATTGTTGCCATTCCTAATGCAACCACAAAAGAAGCAGCGGTACAGTCGGCTGTAAGTATTTTCCGAACATGGCAAAAAGCAACACCAAAAGAGATTGTAGTTAAAACGACTACAGTCACCGATTCCACGTCTACAAGTGCATTCATCAACAACCTGGTAAATCAATTTTACAGTCCCTGGTTCAGGTATTTCCTCCTTTTTGATCCGCAGCCGATTTTACAGAAACTGACGTGCCCGGTACTGGCGCTGAATGGCGAAAAGGACGTGCAGGTCCTGGCCAAAAGTAACCTGGCCGGGATAAAGTCCGCCCTGCAGAAGAGCAAAAGTACGTTTGAAGTAAGAGAGCTGCCGGGATTAAACCATCTCTTCCAGACCTGCTCAACATGTGCTCCATCTGAATACTTCGGGCTGCAGGAAACGTTCTCGCCTACAGCCCTGGATGCCATTACCGACTGGCTAAAAAAGACAGTAAAGTAG
- a CDS encoding RNA-binding protein: MNIYVANIPWKASEDQLKELFGQYGDVASAKIIMDKVTQRSRGFGFVEMSDDNSGRTAINELNGRDFLGKNLVVNEARPREERPARSGGGFRRNDFN, translated from the coding sequence ATGAACATTTATGTAGCTAACATTCCTTGGAAAGCTTCTGAGGATCAGTTGAAGGAGCTTTTCGGCCAGTATGGCGATGTGGCTTCAGCTAAGATTATCATGGACAAAGTTACGCAACGCAGCCGTGGCTTTGGTTTCGTTGAAATGAGCGATGACAACTCTGGTCGCACGGCAATCAATGAACTTAATGGCCGTGATTTCTTGGGCAAGAACCTTGTGGTGAACGAAGCGCGTCCCCGCGAAGAGCGTCCTGCTCGTTCCGGCGGTGGCTTCCGTAGAAACGATTTCAATTAA
- a CDS encoding amidohydrolase: MLMKYLFSFLIIITLISCSEKKTTADLIIRGGKIYTANDASPSVEAVAVKGDKIIFAGSEKEVEQFKNDKTQILDLQGKTMTPGFIEGHGHLLGLGFQELTLNLADTKSYDELVERVKDAVAKSKPGDWIIGRGWHQDHWDKKPSKLVKGFQTHDQLSAVSPNNPVYLTHASGHASFANKKAMEIAGVNQLSKEQLQKNLGEGGEIIRDPLGNPTGIFVERAQSLISKSIPNQTIETLSNAYGLAMEACLRNGITSFHDAGVGRENLNLLKKFKSENKLKVRLYEMLSGSDEALVKEYFKNGREVDSSNWLTVRSVKLYGDGALGSRGAWLLEPYSDRKETSGMPLMSMDSVLKAAREGLNAGFQICTHAIGDRANKEVLDRYETAFNENPDMAGDVRFRIEHAQHINPQDIPRFAKLGVVPAMQAIHLSSDRPWAIDRLGEKRIKESAYMWQSLLKSGAKIVNGTDVPVEPINPIACFFASVTRQTLKGEPVGGYEPDEKMTRAQALKSYTLDAAYGAFEENIKGSIVPGKLADFTVFSQDIMSVDDDKILKTEIAMTIVAGKIAYEKK; this comes from the coding sequence ATGCTCATGAAATACTTATTTTCCTTTCTCATAATTATAACATTGATCTCCTGTTCGGAGAAGAAGACAACCGCTGACCTGATCATTCGTGGTGGAAAAATATACACTGCTAATGATGCAAGCCCTTCGGTAGAGGCAGTAGCCGTGAAAGGAGACAAAATCATTTTTGCTGGAAGTGAGAAGGAGGTGGAGCAGTTCAAAAATGATAAAACCCAGATATTGGATTTGCAGGGAAAGACCATGACACCGGGATTTATCGAAGGGCATGGTCATTTGCTCGGGCTGGGCTTCCAGGAACTTACACTCAACCTAGCTGACACAAAAAGTTACGATGAACTTGTGGAACGTGTGAAAGATGCTGTCGCAAAATCTAAACCGGGAGATTGGATCATCGGGCGCGGGTGGCACCAGGATCATTGGGATAAAAAACCCTCCAAGCTTGTTAAGGGATTTCAAACACATGACCAACTGAGTGCCGTTTCCCCAAACAACCCCGTTTACTTAACCCATGCCAGCGGACATGCCTCCTTTGCGAACAAAAAGGCGATGGAGATTGCCGGTGTCAATCAACTTTCGAAAGAGCAACTTCAAAAAAATCTTGGTGAGGGAGGCGAAATTATTCGAGATCCCTTGGGAAACCCGACTGGAATTTTTGTGGAAAGAGCGCAATCACTCATATCAAAATCAATTCCGAATCAAACTATTGAGACACTTTCGAATGCATATGGACTGGCAATGGAAGCTTGCCTTCGCAATGGCATTACTAGCTTTCATGATGCAGGCGTGGGTCGTGAAAACCTGAACTTGCTGAAGAAGTTCAAATCAGAGAACAAGCTGAAAGTAAGGTTGTATGAAATGCTCTCCGGTTCAGATGAAGCACTGGTAAAAGAATATTTCAAAAATGGGCGCGAGGTTGATTCTTCCAACTGGCTCACGGTCCGCTCCGTAAAACTATATGGAGACGGAGCACTGGGTTCTAGAGGAGCGTGGCTGCTGGAACCTTATTCCGACCGCAAGGAGACATCGGGAATGCCCCTGATGTCAATGGATTCAGTTCTCAAAGCAGCACGTGAGGGATTGAATGCCGGCTTCCAGATCTGTACCCATGCGATTGGGGACCGGGCGAACAAGGAAGTTCTTGATCGTTATGAAACAGCATTCAATGAAAATCCTGACATGGCCGGAGATGTCAGGTTCAGAATCGAGCATGCACAACATATCAACCCGCAGGACATTCCCCGTTTTGCAAAGTTGGGTGTAGTTCCAGCAATGCAGGCGATCCACCTTTCATCCGACAGGCCCTGGGCAATCGACCGGCTTGGAGAAAAGAGAATCAAAGAAAGTGCATACATGTGGCAATCGTTGCTGAAGTCGGGAGCAAAAATTGTAAATGGCACAGATGTGCCTGTCGAGCCAATCAATCCGATTGCATGCTTTTTTGCATCGGTAACGCGGCAGACATTGAAAGGTGAGCCCGTAGGAGGTTATGAACCTGACGAGAAAATGACACGGGCTCAGGCATTGAAGTCATATACACTTGATGCCGCCTATGGAGCTTTCGAAGAGAATATCAAGGGATCAATTGTGCCGGGCAAGCTTGCTGATTTTACTGTTTTCTCTCAGGATATCATGAGCGTAGACGATGACAAGATTCTGAAGACAGAAATAGCAATGACTATTGTTGCCGGAAAGATTGCTTATGAAAAGAAATAG